The following coding sequences lie in one Arachis stenosperma cultivar V10309 chromosome 5, arast.V10309.gnm1.PFL2, whole genome shotgun sequence genomic window:
- the LOC130979009 gene encoding uncharacterized protein LOC130979009 yields MLSDCYLHCKTSTMKDSSEKLIWDQKSAPQTRASPTAKMMVWTILFVSLTYVLYTFKLVSTSTTCTHGPFSINRISSSSSPSNATVHSPIGSSSPTDLRHVVFGIAASSKLWEHRKNYIKLWYKPKLMRGVVWLDDRVKTHRKEGLPPVKISTDTSNFPYTNKLGHRSALRISRIVTETLRLGLKDVRWFVMGDDDTVFVTENLLRILRKYDHNQYYYIGSLSESHLQNIFFSYGMAYGGGGFAISYPLAKALQKMQDRCIKRYPALYGSDDRMQACMAELGVPLTKEIGFHQYDVYGNLFGLLAAHPVTPLVSLHHLDVVEPIFPNATRVEALKRLTIPMKLDSAALIQQSICYDKNSCWTVSVSWGFAVQIFRGMFSAREMEMPSRTFLNWYRRADYTAYAFNTRPVSRNPCQKPFVFYFSKATFNSTQQLTLTRYERHRVPHPECRWRMPDPSAIDNVIVYKKPDPHLWDRAPRRNCCRVIKSNHQGTMVIDVGVCKSGEVTEI; encoded by the exons ATGCTCAGTGATTGTTATCTTCATTGCAAGACAAGCACAATGAAGGATTCATCAGAAAAGCTGATTTGGGATCAGAAAAGCGCACCACAGACACGAGCCTCTCCCACAGCAAAGATGATGGTGTGGACCATCCTCTTCGTTTCCCTCACCTACGTTCTCTACACCTTCAAGCTCGTAAGCACCTCCACCACCTGCACCCACGGTCCATTTTCCATCAACCGCATCTCCTCTTCTTCGTCTCCCTCAAATGCCACTGTGCATTCCCCCATCGGCTCATCCTCCCCCACCGACCTTCGCCACGTCGTGTTCGGAATCGCCGCCTCCTCCAAGCTCTGGGAGCATCGCAAGAACTACATCAAGCTGTGGTACAAGCCCAAGTTGATGAGAGGGGTGGTCTGGCTCGACGACCGAGTCAAGACCCACCGCAAAGAAGGCCTACCGCCGGTGAAGATCTCCACCGACACCTCCAACTTCCCTTACACCAACAAGCTGGGCCACCGCTCTGCCCTCCGAATATCGCGGATCGTGACGGAGACTCTCCGCCTGGGCCTGAAGGACGTCCGGTGGTTCGTGATGGGGGACGACGACACCGTCTTCGTCACGGAGAACCTTCTCAGAATTCTTCGGAAATACGACCACAACCAATACTATTACATCGGTAGCTTGTCGGAGAGCCACTTGCAGAACATATTCTTCTCTTACGGCATGGCGTACGGCGGCGGCGGCTTCGCCATCAGCTACCCTCTTGCGAAGGCTCTGCAGAAGATGCAAGACCGATGCATTAAACGTTACCCTGCTCTGTACGGCTCAGATGACAGAATGCAAGCTTGTATGGCGGAACTCGGTGTTCCACTCACAAAAGAAATCGGTTTTCATCAATACGACGTGTATGGGAACCTCTTCGGGCTTCTTGCCGCACACCCTGTGACGCCATTGGTATCACTCCACCACCTGGACGTTGTTGAGCCAATATTTCCCAACGCCACTCGGGTGGAAGCTCTGAAACGCCTCACCATTCCCATGAAGCTTGATTCCGCCGCCCTCATCCAGCAATCCATCTGCTACGACAAGAACAGCTGCTGGACTGTTTCCGTTTCTTGGGGGTTCGCCGTTCAGATATTCCGCGGCATGTTCTCGGCACGCGAAATGGAGATGCCTTCTAGAACCTTCTTGAATTGGTATAGGAGGGCGGACTACACTGCCTATGCTTTCAACACGCGTCCCGTTAGCAGAAACCCGTGTCAGAAGCCATTTGTTTTCTATTTCTCCAAAGCCACATTCAATTCCACACAGCAACTCACTCTCACTCGATACGAAAGACACCGTGTCCCTCATCCTGAGTGCCGCTGGAGGATGCCTGACCCTTCTGCTATCGACAATGTCATCGTCTACAAGAAACCGGACCCCCATCTTTGGGATAGA GCGCCTAGGAGAAACTGTTGCAGGGTCATCAAGTCCAACCACCAAGGAACAATGGTCATTGATGTGGGTGTATGTAAGAGCGGTGAGGTTACCGAAATTTAA